A genomic window from Blastococcus saxobsidens DD2 includes:
- a CDS encoding vWA domain-containing protein, whose translation MVSDPAAVEQLLRSQVAHRASRDQLSRSNPDFDAISPQAGQLDAAAVAELAARDPDAAARVLAAAARAFDPALRSAARALAARLPVGRPRSGTADRPGTSRLVTRREPTGSDVDLDASLAARGAEPHWRAEHLHTRGWRSTGRAVVLLVDASGSVAGDQLATAILTASALAQAMRPGDELGVVAFWSSAVVLRPLSAAPRVDLVVDRLSDLRGGGTTDLELALRTAAVQLARSRAADRQVLLLSDGLPTESPDPVDAARALARVPARLQVMALSAEEEASASCAALAAAGGGGVALLDRPSRAPAAVRELLG comes from the coding sequence GTGGTCAGCGATCCCGCCGCGGTCGAGCAGCTGCTGCGCAGCCAGGTCGCTCACCGCGCCAGCCGCGACCAGCTCTCCCGCAGCAACCCCGACTTCGACGCCATCTCGCCGCAGGCGGGGCAGCTGGATGCCGCGGCGGTGGCCGAGCTGGCCGCCCGCGACCCGGATGCAGCGGCGCGCGTCCTGGCGGCAGCCGCTCGCGCCTTCGACCCGGCACTGCGTTCCGCGGCGCGCGCCCTGGCGGCGCGGCTGCCCGTCGGGCGCCCGAGGAGCGGCACCGCGGACCGACCGGGCACCAGCCGACTGGTGACCCGCCGGGAGCCCACCGGGTCCGATGTCGACCTGGACGCATCGCTCGCCGCGCGCGGCGCCGAGCCGCACTGGCGGGCCGAGCACCTGCACACCCGCGGCTGGCGGTCCACCGGGCGGGCCGTCGTTCTGCTGGTCGACGCCTCCGGCTCGGTCGCCGGCGACCAGCTGGCCACGGCGATCCTGACCGCCTCGGCGCTGGCGCAGGCGATGCGACCCGGTGACGAGCTGGGCGTGGTCGCGTTCTGGTCCAGCGCCGTCGTGCTGCGTCCGCTGTCGGCCGCCCCCCGGGTGGATCTCGTCGTGGACCGTCTCAGCGACCTGCGTGGCGGGGGCACGACCGACCTGGAGCTGGCACTGCGGACCGCCGCGGTCCAACTGGCCCGCTCCCGCGCCGCCGACCGGCAGGTGCTCCTGCTCTCCGACGGCCTCCCCACCGAGAGCCCCGACCCGGTCGACGCCGCGCGGGCGCTGGCCCGCGTCCCCGCCCGGCTGCAGGTCATGGCCCTCTCGGCCGAGGAGGAGGCGAGTGCGTCCTGCGCTGCCCTGGCCGCGGCCGGAGGGGGAGGGGTCGCCCTGCTGGACCGCCCCTCCCGGGCGCCCGCGGCCGTGCGCGAGCTACTGGGCTGA